A single region of the Archangium lipolyticum genome encodes:
- a CDS encoding WbuC family cupin fold metalloprotein, producing MSPSSRRALDAPEGELVVLSRALVEHATEVSRTSPRRRIILPFHKAEAETLHRMLNVIQPDSYVRPHRHLEPPKSEAWVVLRGAVAFFTFEEDGRVRDCLALEAGGEHFGVDLAPGIFHGLVALAPDTVIYEVKNGPYAPANDKSFAPWAPAEGTPEAASYLARLSEEFRRRHP from the coding sequence ATGAGCCCTTCTTCCCGACGCGCCCTGGATGCACCCGAGGGTGAGCTGGTGGTCCTCTCCCGCGCTCTCGTCGAGCACGCTACCGAGGTCTCCCGGACGAGCCCCCGCCGCCGCATCATCCTGCCCTTCCACAAGGCCGAGGCCGAGACGCTGCACCGGATGCTCAACGTCATCCAACCGGACAGCTATGTGCGGCCCCACCGGCACCTGGAGCCGCCGAAGTCGGAGGCCTGGGTGGTGCTGCGGGGCGCGGTCGCCTTCTTCACCTTCGAGGAGGATGGCCGCGTGCGCGACTGCCTGGCGCTGGAGGCCGGTGGCGAGCACTTCGGCGTGGACCTCGCCCCGGGCATCTTCCATGGCCTCGTGGCGCTCGCTCCGGACACTGTCATCTACGAGGTGAAGAACGGCCCCTACGCACCGGCCAATGACAAGTCCTTCGCACCCTGGGCGCCCGCGGAGGGCACCCCGGAGGCCGCGAGCTACCTGGCCCGGCTGAGCGAGGAGTTCCGGCGGCGCCACCCCTAG
- a CDS encoding phytoene desaturase family protein, producing MTSTWYDAVVVGAGFGGLATALELTQRGARVALCETLNYPGGCASTFRRHGYAFEAGATLFSGLAEEQLFGRWMRQLGLDVTVDWLDPLVELRTPGMRLGVYRERQRLMEQLLAFPGAPADALRGFFTLQQQVAQALWPLFDDPTLLPPLDLRALLRHTSRATRYLPLVRWMGRPLGAVLERYGLLRFTPLRTYLDALCQITVQCGALEAEAPFALAAMDYYWRGTGHVRGGIGRLAGALAGAVGTGGGEVLFANRVKSLEPVPGGWKVTSRQGELHARHVVANMLPQGLVRLLGLPPERVPSHLRTLAGRVEEGWGAVMLYLVVRAPEESSPGAHHLELVQNEQAPFVEGNHLFASLSGEADTGRAPPGHRTLTVSTHVPLRSLMARSEEEQARLVSTIQERMRQGLRRLAPEWMENVQHEMTASPRTFERFTQREAGAVGGVPRRAGLHHYRTLGPREVQRGLWLVGDSVFPGQSTLATALGGVRTAASIARGVRSQSPSKRTPAALASDTSRSTLST from the coding sequence ATGACGAGCACCTGGTACGACGCAGTGGTGGTGGGGGCGGGCTTCGGCGGACTGGCCACGGCGCTCGAGCTCACCCAGCGGGGCGCCCGCGTGGCGCTCTGCGAGACCCTCAATTATCCGGGAGGTTGCGCCAGCACCTTCCGGCGGCACGGCTACGCCTTCGAGGCGGGCGCCACCCTCTTCTCGGGGCTCGCCGAGGAGCAGCTCTTCGGGCGGTGGATGCGCCAGCTCGGGCTGGACGTGACGGTGGACTGGTTGGATCCGCTGGTGGAGCTGCGCACCCCGGGCATGCGGCTGGGCGTGTACCGCGAGCGCCAGCGCCTGATGGAGCAGCTCCTGGCCTTCCCCGGCGCTCCGGCCGATGCGCTGCGCGGCTTCTTCACGCTGCAGCAGCAGGTGGCGCAGGCGCTGTGGCCTCTCTTCGATGATCCCACGCTGCTGCCGCCGCTCGACCTTCGGGCACTGCTGCGACACACCTCGCGGGCCACGCGGTACCTGCCGCTGGTGCGCTGGATGGGACGGCCGCTCGGCGCCGTACTGGAGCGCTACGGACTGCTGCGCTTCACCCCGCTGCGCACGTACCTGGACGCGCTCTGCCAGATAACGGTGCAGTGCGGTGCCCTGGAGGCGGAGGCCCCCTTCGCGCTCGCGGCCATGGACTACTACTGGCGCGGCACCGGGCACGTGCGCGGTGGCATCGGACGGCTGGCGGGCGCGCTCGCGGGGGCCGTAGGTACCGGGGGAGGCGAGGTGCTGTTCGCCAACCGGGTGAAGTCGCTCGAGCCCGTGCCCGGAGGCTGGAAGGTGACGTCGCGCCAGGGAGAGCTGCACGCGCGCCACGTGGTGGCGAACATGCTGCCCCAGGGGCTGGTGCGCCTGCTGGGACTGCCGCCCGAGCGCGTGCCCTCGCACCTGCGAACGCTGGCGGGACGGGTGGAGGAGGGCTGGGGCGCGGTGATGCTGTACCTGGTGGTGCGAGCACCGGAGGAGTCCTCGCCGGGCGCGCACCACCTGGAGCTGGTGCAGAACGAGCAGGCGCCCTTCGTGGAGGGCAACCACCTCTTCGCCTCGCTCAGCGGCGAGGCCGATACGGGCCGCGCGCCGCCGGGACACCGGACGCTGACGGTGTCCACGCACGTGCCGCTGCGCTCGTTGATGGCGCGCTCGGAGGAGGAGCAGGCCCGCCTCGTCTCCACCATCCAGGAGCGGATGCGGCAGGGATTGAGGCGGCTGGCGCCCGAGTGGATGGAGAACGTGCAGCACGAGATGACGGCCTCGCCGCGCACCTTCGAGCGCTTCACCCAGCGCGAGGCGGGTGCCGTGGGAGGAGTGCCGAGGCGAGCCGGGCTGCACCACTACCGCACGTTGGGGCCGCGCGAGGTCCAGCGCGGGCTGTGGCTGGTGGGGGATTCGGTGTTCCCGGGGCAGAGCACGTTGGCCACGGCGCTCGGAGGGGTGCGCACCGCGGCGAGCATCGCGAGAGGGGTGAGGTCTCAGTCACCCTCGAAGCGGACCCCCGCGGCCCTGGCCTCGGACACCAGCCGGTCCACCTTGTCGACGTAG
- a CDS encoding SGNH/GDSL hydrolase family protein, translating to MEGSQRTRVLVCAWAILVVACGPGGDGWEESFPSEPGASEEVATEAPLPNGGLEVAPVHVETEVGEPRAVPPLFQPGYHAALRWSHSTGNVTFRLRVPVGRAGQRVRLAFRSGDGNLVLRRATVARAGPNGSLASAPVTVTFSGTQGFSVGARKRVVSDPVPFPVGFRDELAVSFEVQGALGVSAIETLPGSYVRSGAYTGTTGAIGGSAWARAVGLATVDVEGPPARAFVAIGDSITEGYITERDDTRLAWPSLAEARLGVPVVNAGVSGQGFYEELENLDQEVLPLQGITDCIVLLGTNDLSSLGLEGLQTRMNLLLSRLAPLCRTWVGTLLPKEKSNHGDYEVVKRDRLAMNAWIRSTFPDVIDFEAVTRQPDNVHLFLDGLEVDGIHPSAEGHRVMAAEVVRVLRERGVQPEQGVQPQGDEPPAP from the coding sequence ATGGAAGGAAGCCAACGGACGCGAGTCCTGGTGTGTGCATGGGCAATCCTCGTGGTCGCCTGCGGGCCCGGCGGGGACGGGTGGGAAGAGTCCTTCCCTTCCGAGCCCGGCGCTTCCGAGGAGGTGGCCACCGAGGCGCCCCTGCCCAACGGGGGGCTCGAGGTGGCACCCGTCCACGTGGAGACGGAGGTGGGAGAGCCCCGGGCGGTACCCCCGCTGTTCCAGCCGGGCTACCACGCGGCGCTGCGCTGGTCCCACAGCACGGGCAACGTGACGTTCCGCCTGCGCGTGCCGGTGGGCCGTGCGGGGCAACGGGTGCGGCTCGCCTTCCGATCGGGAGATGGAAACCTGGTGCTGCGCCGGGCCACCGTGGCGCGCGCCGGGCCGAACGGCTCGCTGGCCTCCGCGCCCGTGACGGTGACGTTCTCCGGCACGCAGGGCTTCTCCGTGGGGGCGAGGAAGCGCGTGGTGTCGGACCCCGTCCCCTTCCCGGTGGGCTTCCGTGACGAGCTGGCCGTGTCCTTCGAGGTCCAGGGCGCGCTGGGCGTGAGCGCCATCGAGACGCTGCCCGGCAGCTACGTGCGCTCGGGGGCCTATACGGGCACCACGGGCGCCATCGGTGGCTCGGCCTGGGCCCGCGCGGTGGGGCTCGCCACGGTGGACGTCGAGGGCCCGCCCGCGCGCGCCTTCGTCGCCATCGGGGACAGCATCACCGAGGGCTACATCACCGAGCGCGACGACACGCGCCTGGCGTGGCCCTCGCTGGCCGAGGCCCGGCTGGGCGTGCCCGTCGTCAACGCCGGCGTCTCCGGCCAGGGCTTCTACGAGGAGTTGGAGAACCTGGATCAGGAGGTGCTGCCGCTGCAGGGCATCACCGACTGCATCGTGCTGCTGGGCACCAATGACCTGAGCTCGCTGGGGCTGGAGGGATTGCAGACGCGGATGAACCTGCTCCTCTCGCGGCTCGCGCCCCTGTGCCGCACCTGGGTGGGCACGCTGCTGCCCAAGGAGAAGTCCAACCACGGCGACTACGAGGTGGTGAAGAGGGACCGGCTGGCGATGAACGCGTGGATCCGGAGCACCTTCCCCGACGTCATCGACTTCGAGGCGGTGACGCGCCAGCCGGACAACGTGCACCTCTTCCTGGACGGGCTGGAGGTGGACGGCATCCACCCGAGCGCCGAGGGCCATCGCGTCATGGCCGCCGAGGTGGTGCGCGTGCTGCGCGAGCGGGGTGTCCAGCCGGAGCAGGGCGTACAGCCCCAGGGCGACGAGCCCCCCGCGCCCTGA
- a CDS encoding sensor histidine kinase yields the protein MHLGSEMVAGNLLGCLRCAGEHIEGAHHPGLVLLSILIAVAASYTALDLAGRVAGTSGMARRIILGSGAAMMGVGIWSMHFVGMLAFRMPMRTSYGPGLTALSMGVAILGAWAALFVVSRSLVTPERLVMGGVFMGLAICAMHYIGMAAMRMEATLQYEPLLFVLSVLIAIAASVAALWLALRFQREQRAWTWPKLVSALLMGMAISGMHYTGMAAARFTPTPMPAGYIASGFEIGGLGAAAIGVATLGGLALTLIGSLVNLEQRRAQRTLTLLADTSALLGRSLDIPTIAELMAGQVAPEVGDGCLVDLFEEDGVSLRRMAVRYPSHREREERYRCTRYVLDEHSESPLQKVLRTGQSELFSPLPRGVLERLASGPENLTLPRDAGARALLIVPLMHRERVLGAITVFTREHPLADPELALVHELGRRAGSAVENARLYHEAQEAIRVRDEFLSIASHELNTPLTPLLMNLQRLQRTVAGGEGTQALSDEQLQRMVGVAQRQTKRLARLVSELLDISRIRLGRLELSREELDLGQVVRGVVEGLGEELVWTGTKPTLHVEGPVVGQWDRARLEQVVGNLLANAARYGQGKPVDVTVRGYEGEVCLVVKDRGIGIAPEARKRIFERFERASSHNFGGLGLGLYIVRQIVEAHGGTIGVESELGVGSTFTVKLPRRQTH from the coding sequence GTGCACTTGGGTTCCGAGATGGTCGCGGGAAATCTGCTCGGGTGCCTTCGGTGCGCCGGGGAGCACATCGAAGGAGCCCATCACCCGGGCCTCGTGCTGCTCTCCATCCTGATCGCCGTGGCGGCGTCCTATACGGCCCTGGACCTGGCGGGCCGGGTGGCGGGGACGTCCGGAATGGCGCGGCGGATCATCCTGGGCAGCGGCGCGGCGATGATGGGCGTGGGCATCTGGTCCATGCACTTCGTGGGAATGCTGGCCTTCCGCATGCCCATGCGGACGAGCTACGGGCCCGGGCTCACGGCGCTCTCCATGGGGGTGGCCATCCTCGGGGCCTGGGCGGCCCTGTTCGTGGTCAGCCGCAGCCTCGTCACGCCGGAGCGGCTGGTGATGGGGGGCGTCTTCATGGGGCTGGCCATCTGCGCCATGCATTACATCGGCATGGCCGCCATGCGCATGGAGGCGACGCTCCAGTACGAACCGCTGCTGTTCGTGCTCTCGGTGCTCATCGCCATCGCCGCGTCGGTGGCCGCGCTGTGGCTGGCCCTGCGGTTCCAGCGGGAGCAGCGCGCCTGGACCTGGCCGAAGCTGGTCAGCGCCCTGCTCATGGGCATGGCCATCTCCGGCATGCACTACACGGGAATGGCGGCGGCCCGCTTCACCCCCACGCCCATGCCAGCCGGGTACATCGCCAGCGGCTTCGAGATTGGCGGGCTGGGCGCGGCGGCCATCGGCGTGGCCACGCTGGGCGGACTGGCGCTCACCCTGATCGGCTCGCTGGTGAACCTCGAGCAGCGGCGAGCCCAGCGCACCTTGACGCTGCTCGCGGACACCAGCGCCCTGCTGGGACGCAGCCTGGACATCCCCACCATCGCGGAGCTGATGGCGGGCCAGGTGGCGCCGGAGGTGGGCGACGGGTGCCTGGTGGACCTGTTCGAGGAGGACGGCGTCTCGCTGCGCCGCATGGCGGTGCGCTACCCGAGTCACCGCGAGCGGGAAGAGCGCTACCGGTGCACCCGCTACGTCCTCGATGAGCACTCGGAGTCACCGCTGCAGAAGGTGCTGCGCACCGGGCAGTCCGAGCTGTTCTCGCCCCTGCCGCGCGGCGTGCTGGAGCGGCTGGCCAGCGGGCCCGAGAATCTCACGCTGCCGAGGGACGCGGGGGCGCGGGCGCTGCTCATCGTGCCGCTGATGCACCGTGAACGGGTGCTGGGCGCCATCACCGTCTTCACACGGGAGCACCCGCTGGCGGATCCGGAGCTCGCGCTGGTGCACGAGCTGGGGCGGCGCGCGGGCAGCGCGGTGGAGAACGCCCGGCTCTACCACGAGGCGCAGGAGGCCATCCGCGTGCGCGACGAGTTCCTCTCCATCGCCTCGCACGAGCTGAACACGCCGCTCACGCCGCTGTTGATGAACCTGCAGCGGCTGCAGCGCACGGTGGCCGGTGGCGAGGGCACACAGGCGCTGTCCGACGAGCAGTTGCAGCGGATGGTGGGCGTGGCGCAGCGCCAGACGAAGCGGCTGGCGCGGCTGGTGAGTGAGCTGCTGGACATCTCGCGCATCCGCCTGGGGCGGCTGGAGCTGAGCCGGGAGGAGCTGGACCTGGGGCAGGTGGTGCGCGGCGTGGTGGAGGGGCTCGGCGAGGAGCTGGTGTGGACCGGGACGAAGCCCACGCTGCACGTGGAGGGTCCGGTGGTGGGGCAGTGGGACAGGGCCCGCCTGGAGCAGGTGGTGGGCAACCTGCTGGCCAACGCCGCGCGGTACGGACAGGGCAAGCCGGTGGACGTGACGGTGCGCGGATACGAGGGCGAGGTCTGTCTGGTGGTGAAGGATCGGGGCATCGGCATCGCGCCCGAGGCGCGCAAGCGCATCTTCGAGCGCTTCGAGCGCGCGTCCTCGCACAACTTCGGTGGGCTGGGGCTGGGCCTCTACATCGTGCGGCAGATCGTCGAGGCCCACGGCGGCACCATCGGGGTGGAGAGCGAGCTGGGGGTGGGCTCCACCTTCACCGTGAAGCTTCCCCGGCGGCAGACACACTGA
- a CDS encoding response regulator — protein sequence MSTILLVDDEPELLDLYTEVLELMDHRVLRAHDGREALEIAHERRPDLVVTDWQMPRMSGVELCRRLVQDEELHDVPIIMHSSATDPHAPGVRAFLSKCSELTEFEEVVNRTLTDSCASQQGPPSRHITLEDLSRVARTTWETDSGCATVH from the coding sequence ATGAGTACCATTCTTCTTGTCGATGATGAGCCGGAGCTCCTCGACCTCTACACGGAAGTTCTGGAGCTGATGGACCACCGCGTCCTTCGTGCACATGATGGACGGGAGGCCCTGGAGATCGCCCACGAGCGGCGGCCGGACCTCGTGGTGACGGACTGGCAGATGCCGCGGATGAGCGGGGTCGAGCTGTGCCGGCGCCTCGTGCAGGACGAAGAGCTGCATGACGTTCCCATCATCATGCACAGCTCGGCGACGGACCCGCATGCGCCGGGCGTCCGGGCCTTCCTCTCCAAGTGCTCGGAGCTGACCGAGTTTGAAGAGGTGGTGAACAGGACCCTGACGGACTCGTGCGCGAGTCAGCAGGGTCCGCCCTCCCGGCACATCACCCTGGAGGACCTCTCGCGGGTGGCTCGGACGACCTGGGAGACCGATAGCGGGTGTGCGACGGTCCACTGA
- a CDS encoding protein kinase domain-containing protein — protein sequence MGQTGDQDGQRSAHPHWDEVEPEADGVASDFGDSFLMEVASYGPASTFRRLLPGDRLGGADGRRFEIIEALGEGAMGQVLRARDDELQRVVALKFLFPREELAGMGLREARAIAQLDHENIVRIFDVSEWKGGPGEPTVPFLVMECLDGESLSDLLMRERRPPLRRTLEIMRDVAAGLAHAHEHHIIHRDLKPNNVFITRQGTVKLLDFGLAWLVTPGSAMHLPMAGTPPYMSPEQWLGERVDARTDVWAAGIMLYELLTGQLPYPGLMVEEMREKALSPEPVPSPRERNPEVSWELESLLSVALAKDPEKRLLSAAELRDELRELEELLRPGRESRRLVAPQRRQVTLVSCRVAGLTALAEELDPEDFGELEATFHRAGSEVIQSHGGFVTLCMADELLACFGYPVAKEGDAECAVLAGLDLPKAVQEALRTRLPPGTNPELAVQVGIYTDMVVLDDILPELRGHTPTIQGEAPRIAAWLARQAGMDEVVVGPNTHSLVQRAFDTEPLGDRAFEGRRTLRVQRVLRSRAAVIRFERTLERDGKLSSLVGRERELEALLEAWGRAREGHGGYVLVSGEAGIGKSRLIQELRERVLNEKPMHLRLQCWSQFSTSAFHPVIEMLQRMWLRPERTPEENLHAVERLLEERGLRPVQVRLLASLVSLPVAEDSPHQRLTPQRQKDETLAALASLLVRNAGERPVLVVVEDLHWADPSSLQLLTFLLGIVEKTRLLFVLSARPEFRPPWAQRSGFQSISLERLPAACTERLVKEVARGQGLPDEVVAHLVARTDGIPLFVEEMTRVMLEGGAAASIPVTLQELLLARLDSLPRRQKQLAQLCAVVGRSFSHALLVILTGLGEAALRRDFLGLLSAGLFQSRDEEAEPGYQFRHALIQEAAYQSLPRSARRQYHQRIARALAEHFPEVAETRPELLAHHYTEAGEVKPAIRYWRLAGVRASLRSANQEAVSHLTQALKLLRALPDAETLTAEELQLLIALGIPLMYVQGFSSSEVESTYTRVRQLVLQVADELPRLELSFWGAFAYYFARGKTREAHEVGELLVGLGERQGNRELLAMGHRMMATDLFTWGEMTWALKHVEQSLAYSDFDLEQHRRLAVQHWVDPRASALAYGSVILSVLGRGEEAERFSREALELCGRIGHPHTTAFALTYCSLGAQLRWDARTTLALAEQCIPLAREHRFLLWYLWPSAMKAWALGELGQPREGLRLMREVMEQWKQSGLLAGMHHNLGMQAILHLRLGEVEEGLAVVDEALTWPAVTEEYSYLPELHRARGELLRRAGREEEAREEFLQAIQFAREHEMLAYEQRAQASLRRQLQDMGSRGEEPMHP from the coding sequence ATGGGACAGACCGGCGATCAGGACGGCCAGAGGTCGGCGCATCCCCATTGGGATGAAGTGGAGCCCGAGGCGGACGGTGTGGCGTCCGACTTCGGCGATTCATTCCTGATGGAGGTGGCCAGCTATGGCCCGGCGTCGACGTTCCGCCGGCTGCTCCCCGGGGATCGGCTGGGGGGCGCGGACGGCCGCCGCTTCGAAATCATCGAGGCGCTGGGCGAGGGCGCCATGGGCCAGGTGCTCCGTGCCCGCGACGACGAGCTGCAGCGCGTGGTGGCCCTCAAGTTCCTTTTTCCTCGCGAGGAGCTCGCCGGCATGGGCTTGAGGGAGGCCCGGGCCATCGCGCAGCTCGACCACGAGAACATCGTCCGCATCTTCGACGTGTCCGAGTGGAAGGGGGGACCTGGCGAGCCCACCGTCCCCTTCCTCGTCATGGAATGTCTGGATGGTGAGTCGCTCTCGGACCTGCTGATGCGGGAACGGAGGCCTCCCCTACGCCGCACCCTGGAGATCATGCGCGACGTGGCGGCCGGGCTGGCGCACGCTCACGAGCACCACATCATCCACCGCGACCTCAAGCCCAACAACGTCTTCATCACCCGGCAGGGCACGGTGAAGCTGCTCGACTTCGGCCTGGCGTGGCTCGTCACCCCGGGCAGCGCCATGCACCTGCCCATGGCCGGCACGCCTCCTTATATGTCCCCGGAGCAGTGGCTGGGCGAGCGGGTGGACGCTCGCACGGACGTCTGGGCGGCCGGCATCATGCTGTATGAGCTGCTCACCGGACAGCTGCCCTACCCGGGCCTGATGGTGGAGGAGATGCGTGAGAAGGCGCTCTCGCCGGAGCCGGTACCGTCACCGCGCGAGCGCAACCCGGAGGTGTCCTGGGAGCTGGAGTCGCTCCTGTCCGTGGCGCTGGCGAAGGATCCCGAGAAGCGTCTTCTCTCCGCCGCGGAGCTGAGGGACGAGCTGCGCGAGCTGGAGGAGCTGCTGCGCCCGGGACGCGAGTCGCGGCGGCTGGTGGCACCCCAGCGCCGTCAGGTGACGCTGGTCTCCTGCCGGGTGGCGGGGCTCACCGCGCTGGCCGAGGAGTTGGATCCGGAGGACTTCGGCGAGCTGGAGGCGACCTTCCATCGCGCTGGCTCGGAGGTCATCCAGAGCCACGGCGGCTTCGTCACCCTGTGCATGGCGGACGAGCTGCTGGCCTGCTTCGGCTATCCGGTGGCGAAGGAGGGGGACGCGGAGTGCGCGGTGCTCGCGGGGTTGGATCTGCCCAAGGCCGTGCAGGAGGCGCTCCGCACCAGGCTGCCGCCGGGGACGAACCCGGAGCTGGCGGTGCAGGTGGGCATCTACACGGACATGGTGGTGCTGGACGACATCCTCCCGGAGCTGCGGGGGCACACGCCCACCATTCAAGGCGAGGCCCCACGCATCGCCGCCTGGCTGGCGCGGCAGGCCGGGATGGACGAGGTGGTGGTCGGGCCCAATACACACAGCCTGGTCCAGCGTGCCTTCGACACCGAGCCGCTCGGGGACCGGGCCTTCGAGGGGCGGCGCACCCTGAGGGTGCAGCGCGTGCTGCGCTCGCGCGCGGCCGTCATCCGTTTCGAGCGCACGCTCGAGCGGGATGGGAAGCTGAGCTCGCTGGTGGGCCGCGAGCGTGAGCTGGAGGCGTTGCTCGAGGCCTGGGGCCGGGCCCGCGAGGGACATGGCGGCTACGTGCTCGTCAGTGGCGAGGCCGGCATCGGCAAGTCCCGTCTCATCCAGGAGCTGCGCGAGCGGGTGCTGAATGAAAAGCCCATGCACCTGCGGCTCCAATGCTGGAGCCAGTTCAGCACCAGCGCCTTCCACCCCGTCATCGAGATGCTACAGCGGATGTGGCTTCGCCCGGAGCGCACGCCCGAGGAGAACCTGCACGCGGTGGAGCGGCTCCTCGAGGAGCGCGGGCTGAGGCCGGTGCAGGTGCGCCTGCTGGCCTCGCTGGTGTCACTGCCCGTGGCCGAGGACTCGCCGCACCAGCGTCTCACCCCGCAGCGGCAGAAGGACGAGACGCTGGCCGCCCTGGCCTCGTTGCTGGTGCGCAACGCGGGCGAGCGCCCGGTGCTGGTGGTGGTGGAGGACCTGCACTGGGCGGACCCGTCCTCGCTGCAACTGCTGACGTTCCTGCTCGGCATCGTGGAGAAGACGCGCCTGCTCTTCGTCCTCAGCGCCCGGCCCGAGTTCCGCCCGCCCTGGGCGCAGCGCTCCGGCTTCCAGTCCATCTCCCTGGAGCGGCTGCCGGCGGCGTGCACGGAGCGGCTGGTGAAAGAGGTGGCGCGGGGCCAGGGCCTGCCGGACGAGGTGGTGGCGCACCTGGTGGCCCGCACGGACGGCATCCCCCTCTTCGTGGAGGAGATGACGCGCGTGATGTTGGAGGGCGGGGCGGCGGCGTCCATCCCCGTCACGTTGCAGGAGCTGCTGCTGGCCCGGCTGGACTCGCTGCCGCGCCGGCAGAAGCAGCTCGCGCAGCTGTGCGCGGTGGTGGGGCGGAGCTTCTCGCACGCGTTGCTCGTCATCCTCACGGGGCTGGGCGAGGCCGCGCTGCGCAGGGACTTCCTGGGGCTGCTGTCCGCGGGGCTGTTCCAGTCGCGGGACGAGGAGGCCGAGCCCGGCTACCAGTTCCGCCATGCCCTCATCCAGGAGGCGGCCTACCAGTCCCTGCCCCGCAGCGCGCGGCGGCAGTACCACCAGCGCATCGCCCGGGCCCTGGCGGAGCACTTCCCCGAGGTGGCGGAGACACGGCCCGAGTTGCTGGCCCACCACTACACCGAGGCCGGGGAGGTGAAGCCCGCCATCCGTTACTGGAGACTCGCCGGCGTGCGCGCCAGCCTGCGCTCGGCCAACCAGGAGGCGGTGAGCCACCTCACCCAGGCACTGAAGCTGCTGCGGGCCCTGCCGGATGCCGAGACGCTCACGGCGGAGGAGCTGCAGCTGCTCATCGCCCTGGGCATTCCGCTGATGTATGTGCAGGGCTTCAGCTCTTCCGAGGTGGAGAGCACGTACACGCGGGTGAGGCAGCTCGTCCTGCAGGTGGCCGACGAGCTACCCCGCCTGGAGCTGAGCTTCTGGGGCGCCTTCGCCTACTACTTCGCGCGAGGCAAGACGCGGGAGGCGCACGAGGTGGGCGAGCTGCTGGTGGGCCTGGGCGAGCGCCAGGGCAACCGGGAGCTGCTCGCCATGGGGCACCGGATGATGGCCACGGACCTCTTCACCTGGGGGGAGATGACCTGGGCGCTGAAGCACGTGGAGCAGTCGTTGGCGTATTCGGACTTCGATCTCGAACAACACCGGCGCCTCGCCGTCCAGCACTGGGTGGACCCGCGCGCGTCGGCGCTGGCCTATGGCTCCGTCATCCTCTCCGTGTTGGGACGGGGGGAAGAGGCCGAGCGCTTCTCGCGGGAGGCCCTGGAGCTGTGCGGGCGCATCGGCCACCCGCATACGACGGCCTTCGCGCTAACGTACTGCTCGCTCGGCGCCCAGTTGCGGTGGGACGCGCGGACGACCCTCGCGCTGGCGGAGCAGTGCATCCCGCTCGCGCGCGAGCACCGCTTCCTGCTGTGGTACCTGTGGCCCTCCGCGATGAAGGCCTGGGCCCTCGGCGAGCTGGGACAGCCACGGGAAGGACTGCGGCTGATGCGCGAGGTGATGGAGCAGTGGAAGCAGTCAGGCCTCCTCGCCGGCATGCATCACAACCTGGGCATGCAGGCCATCCTCCACCTGCGGTTGGGAGAGGTGGAGGAGGGACTGGCCGTGGTGGACGAGGCATTGACGTGGCCGGCGGTGACGGAGGAGTACTCCTACCTGCCCGAGCTGCACCGCGCCCGGGGCGAGCTGCTGCGGCGGGCCGGCCGCGAGGAGGAGGCCCGCGAGGAGTTCCTCCAGGCCATCCAGTTCGCCCGCGAGCACGAGATGCTCGCCTACGAGCAGCGGGCCCAGGCGAGTCTGCGCCGTCAGCTTCAGGACATGGGCTCGCGCGGCGAGGAGCCGATGCACCCGTGA
- a CDS encoding RNA polymerase sigma factor — MQRTLAGDDQHFQSLIGPHQPLLLGLARKLCRNGGAADPEDLVQDTLERALLHLDQLREWSDSTRRAWLCTTLQRRFLDQCRRQRTESTEGPNLERVGAPVLVREPRAWHTWEQVSDEELRWAITRLRPPLRTAFELHLAGLRYKAIAGQLGTSTGTVGFWLHQARRELRALLRPIATAHAESPS; from the coding sequence ATGCAACGGACTCTCGCTGGGGATGACCAGCACTTCCAATCCCTCATCGGCCCGCATCAGCCACTCCTGCTCGGACTCGCACGCAAGTTGTGCCGCAATGGTGGCGCCGCGGATCCGGAGGATCTCGTCCAGGACACGCTGGAGCGCGCACTGCTCCACCTCGACCAGCTCCGCGAGTGGAGTGACAGCACGCGCCGCGCGTGGTTGTGCACCACGTTGCAGCGGAGATTCCTCGACCAATGCCGCCGCCAGCGCACCGAGAGCACCGAGGGCCCGAACCTGGAGCGCGTGGGCGCCCCGGTGCTCGTGCGCGAGCCCCGCGCGTGGCACACCTGGGAGCAGGTCTCCGACGAGGAGCTGCGGTGGGCCATCACGCGCCTGCGCCCTCCTCTGCGCACCGCCTTCGAGCTGCACCTCGCGGGGCTGCGCTACAAGGCCATCGCCGGGCAGCTCGGCACCTCGACGGGAACCGTGGGGTTCTGGCTGCACCAGGCGCGGCGCGAGCTGAGGGCCCTGCTGCGCCCCATCGCCACCGCGCACGCCGAATCCCCGAGCTAG